Proteins from one Paenibacillus amylolyticus genomic window:
- a CDS encoding energy-coupling factor transporter transmembrane component T yields MQLSFPHRETWLHNVNPGLKMIILAVMFVIVILIHNLNVMANVALAMMLLLCWTGHPWYRLILYASPFILVFISTSTGMMMFGKGETTWYKWGLIHITEESFYRGLHLGFRSLSMAAAGLLFGLTTKPVRLFYSLMQQWKLPAKYAYSFLAAMRMIPILLDEFQTLRYAIRIRGTRRRGSRWNVYGTLKRYAIPLLAQSIRRAQRMAVAMEAKGFTDGASRTYYIQIGYSRADLWFVFYYILTLTVAYYIGITFPYHATMVDVR; encoded by the coding sequence ATGCAGCTGTCGTTTCCTCATCGTGAAACCTGGCTTCATAACGTCAATCCCGGATTGAAGATGATTATTCTGGCGGTGATGTTTGTCATCGTTATTCTTATTCACAATCTGAATGTCATGGCCAATGTTGCATTAGCCATGATGCTATTACTATGCTGGACCGGACACCCGTGGTACAGATTGATCTTGTACGCATCCCCATTCATCCTGGTGTTTATCTCCACGTCCACAGGTATGATGATGTTTGGTAAAGGCGAGACCACATGGTATAAGTGGGGACTGATTCACATTACGGAAGAGAGCTTCTATCGCGGATTACATCTGGGATTTCGCTCACTAAGCATGGCAGCGGCCGGGTTGCTCTTTGGTCTTACGACCAAGCCGGTACGTCTCTTTTATTCCCTAATGCAACAGTGGAAGCTTCCCGCCAAATATGCCTATAGTTTTCTCGCCGCGATGCGCATGATCCCGATCTTGCTGGATGAATTCCAGACGCTCCGCTACGCGATTCGCATTCGTGGGACACGGCGACGCGGCTCTCGCTGGAACGTATACGGTACACTCAAGCGTTACGCTATTCCGCTGCTGGCACAGAGCATTCGCCGTGCACAGCGAATGGCGGTAGCGATGGAAGCGAAGGGATTTACGGATGGGGCGAGCCGAACGTATTACATTCAGATTGGCTATTCCCGAGCTGATCTGTGGTTTGTTTTTTATTATATTCTCACCCTAACAGTTGCTTATTACATCGGGATTACCTTTCCTTATCATGCTACGATGGTGGATGTAAGGTAA
- a CDS encoding ABC transporter ATP-binding protein produces MLGPSGSGKSTLLQILSGLIPRSVEIPMKCDDIQVPAKAGVVFQDPDTQFCMSYTDEEIAFVLENRNISREKMPALIEYYLQQVGLFLEQNRVLIQSMSQGMKQRLAIASMLAMDPEVLFLDEPTALLDDEGTSQVWDTVKRIASDKTIIIVEHKINEIVDMVDRIIVLSPEGKIVADGPAQQVFTDERSKLQAYGIWYPGVWEEHEQERATKEEKENTLGAYPISENQGFRSLEAQHSSGLSETTGKSPIPHVSCLSSVSPAYRPVLDLQQFTGWRGKIPFIQVEQAKVWPGDWVGIVGANGAGKSSLLLSLMKILKTTGHYEVYSRPSGKTEQLADQIAFVFQNPEFQFVTNTVGEEVEFSLLGGSLTAKERLARTDHMLNQFGLVDLSERHPYQLSMGQKRRLSVASALVREQRILLLDEPTFGQDARNTFAMLAQLEQLRREGTAIVMVTHDREIVKRYCTRIWTVDEGRLSDAAVVSSS; encoded by the coding sequence TTGCTCGGCCCAAGTGGCTCCGGTAAGTCGACGTTGTTGCAAATCTTGAGCGGTCTGATCCCACGTTCGGTTGAAATTCCGATGAAATGTGATGATATTCAGGTTCCCGCCAAAGCAGGAGTGGTCTTTCAAGATCCGGATACCCAATTCTGTATGTCCTATACGGATGAGGAGATCGCATTTGTTCTGGAAAATCGAAATATTTCGCGTGAAAAGATGCCTGCGCTGATTGAATATTATCTGCAACAAGTGGGGTTATTCCTGGAACAGAATCGTGTATTGATCCAGTCCATGTCTCAGGGCATGAAGCAGCGTCTTGCGATTGCTTCGATGCTTGCCATGGACCCGGAGGTATTGTTTTTGGATGAACCTACGGCACTGCTGGATGATGAGGGTACTTCCCAAGTGTGGGACACCGTTAAACGAATCGCCAGTGACAAAACGATCATCATCGTTGAACACAAAATAAACGAGATTGTGGATATGGTTGACCGCATCATTGTGTTATCACCTGAAGGAAAGATCGTGGCGGATGGACCAGCACAGCAGGTATTTACGGATGAACGGAGTAAGTTGCAGGCGTATGGAATCTGGTATCCGGGCGTGTGGGAAGAGCATGAGCAGGAGAGGGCAACCAAAGAAGAAAAGGAAAATACGCTTGGAGCGTACCCAATCAGTGAAAATCAGGGCTTTCGGAGTCTGGAAGCACAGCATTCGTCTGGCTTATCCGAAACAACGGGTAAATCCCCCATACCTCACGTATCATGCTTATCGTCTGTGTCACCCGCTTATCGGCCTGTACTGGACTTGCAGCAGTTCACCGGATGGCGTGGGAAAATTCCCTTTATTCAGGTTGAACAAGCCAAAGTATGGCCTGGGGATTGGGTTGGGATTGTCGGAGCGAATGGAGCTGGCAAGAGTTCATTGCTGTTATCTCTGATGAAAATCCTGAAAACAACAGGTCATTATGAGGTGTACAGTCGGCCTTCTGGCAAAACGGAACAGCTTGCAGATCAGATTGCATTTGTATTTCAGAACCCGGAGTTTCAATTTGTGACCAACACCGTCGGGGAAGAAGTGGAATTCTCATTGCTGGGAGGCAGTCTTACAGCGAAAGAAAGACTCGCCAGGACGGATCATATGTTGAATCAATTTGGACTCGTCGACTTGTCCGAACGCCACCCCTACCAATTATCAATGGGGCAGAAACGACGTTTGAGTGTGGCGTCGGCATTAGTCAGAGAGCAGCGAATACTGTTGCTGGATGAACCCACATTCGGACAGGATGCTCGTAATACATTCGCCATGTTGGCACAACTGGAGCAGCTACGGCGTGAAGGAACAGCTATCGTGATGGTTACCCATGATCGTGAAATTGTAAAAAGATATTGCACCCGAATCTGGACGGTAGATGAGGGGAGGTTGTCTGATGCAGCTGTCGTTTCCTCATCGTGA